The window CTAACGATGCCCACGCACCTGCTCGACGTCGACGACCTCACGCCCGACGAACTGGCGACCGTCCTCGACCGCGCCGCGACGATCAAGGCCGACGGGGACGACAGCGACCGACTGGCCGACCAGACCCTCGGCATGATCTTCGAGAAGCCCTCCACGCGGACCCGCATCTCCTTCGAGACGGGCATGACCCAGCTGGGCGGCCACGCCATCTTCCTCGGCCCAGACGACATTCAGCTGGGCCACGGCGAGCCCATCAAGGACACCTCCCGGGCCGTCTCCCGGTACGTCGACTTCCTGATGGCCCGCATGTTCGACCACGGCGACGTGGCGGAACTGGCCGAGTACGCCGACGTCCCCGTCGTCAACGGCCTCACGGACGACGCCCACCCCTGCCAGACGCTGGCGGACCTGCTGACCATCCGCGAGGAGTTCGGCGGGTTCGAGGACGTCGACGTGGCGTGGGTCGGCGACGGCAACAACGTCTGCCAGTCGTTCGTCCTCGGCGCGGCGATGACCGGGCTCGACCTCACCGTCGCCACGCCGCCCGACTACGGCGTCGACGGCGAGGTCATCGAGCGCGCCGAAGCGGTGGGCGACGCGCCCGAGACGACCACCGATCCCGAGGCCGCCGTCGCGGACGCCGACGTCGTCTACACCGACGTCTGGGTCAGCATGGGCCAGGAGGACGAGCGCGAGCAGAAGCTCCAGGCCTTCGAGGGGTTCCAGATCACGCCCGAGTTCCTCGGCGACCGCACGCTGATGCACTGCCTGCCCGCCCACCGCGGCGAGGAGGTCACCGACGACGCCATCGAGAGCGACCAGGCCGTCGTCTGGCAGCAGGCCGAGAACCGCCTGCACGCCCAGAAGGGGCTGCTGGCGTGGCTGGCCGAGCAGGAGTGAGTACGGGCCGACCATCGGGAGGCCCGCTTTTTCGCCACCGGGAGAGCGGTGCTCTCCCGAGCCCTGTCTCGCTACGCTCGACAGGACCACATTTTTCGACGAGTGGTGGCGACCGAAGGGAGCCACCCGAGGAGAAAAAGGTGGCTCACGGAGGGGCTGCTGGCGTGGCTGGCCGAGCAGGAGTAGTCACTCCGTTCTCCGGCAGCGCAGTCACGCCTCGATATCTACGTCCCTCGAGAGGTATTCGACGCTCCGTCGGACGATTTTCCGGGTGAATACCTCCGTCACGTATCCCTGGGCACCCACCACTGCATCGTGTTTGACTGTCGCCAGCACCCAGGGAGAGCAGTAGGACGTCTTCGTCGGATCGTTCCCGGTGACCCAGTCCTCATCGCGTAGCTCCACGTTGTCCGGGAGATCGCTCAACGTCAGTCCCGCGCAGACGTACTCCTCACCGGCGTACGGAAGTCCGCCAGCAGCCAGCACCAGCCACGGACGAGGATCGGTGCCCGCATTGTACGGATCCGGGCCCATAATACGTCTCCTGCCTCGAACGGCTCACCGCTCATCGCGATGGTCCCGTGGATCGACGGCGTGTTCCTCCCACTCTTCCATCGACGGCGTCTCTCCCTCCGCCTCTCTGTCGGCCAGCGAAGCGGCCGCGTGTCTGACGGCGGCGTCGGAACTTCGGTCGTGGTCGCTGACCCGCCAGTACTTCCCCCGGTGATCGACCCGCCCGCGCTCTCGCAGGCGGACGAGCGTCGGGCCGACGGAGCCCGTTTTCACGTCGGTCTCACCGGCGATTTCGCTCTGCGTGAACGCTTTATTCGGGTTCTCCCGGAGGAATTCCAGGATCACGGCGGCGTTCGTCCCCGGCGTAGGGCCGCCCTCGTCGTCGTCGAGATCCTCGAACTGATCCTTACTGATCGGCACGTCTGGTGATTGGTACTGAAGTGTATTGGATGTATCGGACGTATCATCTGTATCGATCCAGCCACTGACGGGGTACGTGGCTCGTCAACGCCAGCGGCCAACACTGAAGCATCGGGAGGCGGTATGGCCCGCCATGGACCCGCTCGTCATCGAGGCCGGGGAGCGCGACGCGGAGGAGATCGTGGCGACGCTGGAGTCCGGTCGCCGCGTCGTCGTACACACGGAGTTCCTGGACTCCGAACACGAGGTGACGCTGCGGTACGACGACGGGACCTTCTACTGCGACACGCCGACGCGCCTGCACCGCCACGAGGAGCGCTCGGAGATGCTGGAGTGCGTCACGAAGCAGGGCTACGCGGCCGAGTGAGTCGTTCGCGGCCGCGCCGATCGGGGGAATCGATGCC of the Halomicrobium salinisoli genome contains:
- a CDS encoding MarR family transcriptional regulator → MPISKDQFEDLDDDEGGPTPGTNAAVILEFLRENPNKAFTQSEIAGETDVKTGSVGPTLVRLRERGRVDHRGKYWRVSDHDRSSDAAVRHAAASLADREAEGETPSMEEWEEHAVDPRDHRDER
- the argF gene encoding ornithine carbamoyltransferase, which produces MPTHLLDVDDLTPDELATVLDRAATIKADGDDSDRLADQTLGMIFEKPSTRTRISFETGMTQLGGHAIFLGPDDIQLGHGEPIKDTSRAVSRYVDFLMARMFDHGDVAELAEYADVPVVNGLTDDAHPCQTLADLLTIREEFGGFEDVDVAWVGDGNNVCQSFVLGAAMTGLDLTVATPPDYGVDGEVIERAEAVGDAPETTTDPEAAVADADVVYTDVWVSMGQEDEREQKLQAFEGFQITPEFLGDRTLMHCLPAHRGEEVTDDAIESDQAVVWQQAENRLHAQKGLLAWLAEQE